One window of Nymphaea colorata isolate Beijing-Zhang1983 chromosome 1, ASM883128v2, whole genome shotgun sequence genomic DNA carries:
- the LOC116248914 gene encoding calmodulin calcium-dependent NAD kinase-like: MERELTRGSERELVPFLVFGDDGRLQKIERFSHYVARHLGIKDAERYPNFCKLADDYLRDPKGSPEEIYDFFENQNDPTALHELFTNELESCILSYLAFHWSHASSFINEALSVGKLKKSKLKSMVMSATRKQRIDKVTKNLKVTRVFSTLVDEINAIRTKRDLPRAVETVTAKTKDPRPVLLFMGGGMGAGKSTVLKKIMRKGYWAEAAKEAVVVEADAFKETDVLFRALSARGHDDIIHTAELVHQSSTDAASSLLVTALNEGRDVIMDGTLSWEPFVRQTIEMVRNVHRKRYRMGVGYKVADDGSVTESYWEEAEEDDVPSEKGVKERHPYKIELVGVVCDAHLAVVRGIRRAIIMGRAVRVSSQLRSHKMFATGFPKYCKLVDEAMLFSTNAVGGPAKLIGKKEEGATIQPVDSDYDWLNKVSMLNMNAKSVEDLYSNANHCSKASEVWKDVIDFPSRKENQLQLLNAITKAEFT, from the exons ATGGAGCGCGAGCTGACGAGAGGGAGCGAGCGGGAGCTCGTCCCTTTCCTGGTCTTCGGCGACGATGGTCGCCTCCAGAAGATTGAACGCTTCTCTCACTACGTTG CTAGGCACTTGGGCATCAAAGATGCAGAGCGATACCCAAACTTCTGCAAATTAGCTGATGACTACCTAAGAGATCCAAAGGGTAGCCCGGAAGAAATCTACGATTTTTTCGAGAATCAAAATGACCCAACGGCACTCCATGAGCTGTTCACTAATGAGCTCGAGTCATGCATCCTTAGCTACTTGGCCTTCCATTGGAGCCACGCATCGTCCTTCATTAACGAG GCTTTAAGCGTCGGTAAGCTGAAAAAGAGCAAGCTCAAAAGCATGGTAATGTCAGCTACTAG GAAACAAAGGATCGACAAGGTGACCAAGAACCTCAAGGTGACTAGGGTTTTCTCGACGTTGGTTGACGAGATCAATGCAATCAGAACGAAGCGGGACTTGCCACGTGCCGTCGAGACGGTCACCGCAAAGACCAAAGACCCGAGACCGGTCCTCCTTTTCATGGGTGGTGGCATGGGTGCAGGCAAGAGCACGGTGCTGAAGAAGATCATGAGAAA GGGTTATTGGGCAGAGGCGGCGAAGGAGGCAGTGGTGGTTGAGGCGGATGCATTCAAGGAGACAGACGTTCTTTTTCGAGCCCTTAGTGCTAGAGGACACGATGATATTATCCACACGGCCGAGTTG GTGCACCAGTCATCGACCGATGCGGCTTCATCGCTGCTGGTGACCGCACTGAACGAAGGGCGGGACGTGATCATGGACGGGACCTTGTCGTGGGAGCCGTTCGTGCGGCAGACGATTGAGATGGTTCGGAACGTCCACCGGAAGCGCTACAGGATGGGAGTCGGGTACAAGGTTGCAGATGATGGCTCTGTGACAGAGAGTTACTGGGAGGAAGCTGAAGAAGACGACGTCCCAAGCGAGAAGGGAGTGAAGGAAAGGCATCCCTACAAGATTGAGCTTGTGGGTGTTGTTTGTGATGCTCACCTTGCGGTCGTCCGCGGGATCAG GAGGGCCATTATCATGGGGAGAGCAGTGAGGGTAAGCTCCCAACTGAGATCTCACAAGATGTTCGCCACTGGCTTCCCTAAGTACTGTAAGCTGGTAGATGAAGCCATGCTCTTCTCCACAAATGCTGTGGGAGGTCCTGCTAAG TTGATTGGAAAGAAGGAAGAGGGAGCAACCATCCAGCCAGTTGATTCAGACTATGATTGGCTTAATAAGGTGTCGATGCTGAACATGAATGCAAAATCAGTGGAAGATTTGTACAGTAACGCAAACCATTGCAGTAAGGCAAGCGAGGTGtggaaagatgtgattgattttcCATCCAGAAAAGAGAACCAACTTCAACTCTTGAATGCCATTACCAAGGCTGAATTCACATGA
- the LOC116246052 gene encoding probable prefoldin subunit 4: MLGSNSFCSQEIIETQYSFFSRPIIPTCHPSDSKQAEKTQREAPGDRRSSRSCCSPNMQQGSGVEAEVTWEDQQNINRFGRLNSRFHELEDEIKASKEMSENLEDASNELILSDEDMVRFQMGEVFTHMPREDVENRLEKMKEEVGKNLEKLEDEKSSVLLQMADLKKILYGKFKDSINLEED, from the exons ATGCTGGGATCAAATTCGTTCTGTTCGCAGGAGATCATAGAAACACAGTACAGTTTCTTTAGTAGACCCATTATACCAACGTGCCATCCTTCAGATTCGAAGCAAGCCGAGAAAACACAAAGGGAAGCCCCCGGAGATAGAAGATCTTCACGATCTTGCTGTTCGCCGAATATGCAGCAG GGTTCTGGAGTGGAGGCCGAGGTTACATGGGAAGACCAGCAGAACATCAACCGCTTTGGTAGACTCAACAGCAGATTCCACGAGCTTGAAGATGAGATCAAAGCCAGCAAG GAAATGAGTGAGAACCTGGAGGATGCCAGCAATGAGCTGATTCTGTCAGATGAAGACATGGTGAGGTTCCAAATGGGGGAGGTTTTCACTCACATGCCAAGGGAAGATGTTGAGAATAGactggaaaagatgaaagaggaGGTCGGTAAGAATTTGGAGAAGCTGGAGGATGAGAAGTCCTCGGTATTATTGCAGATGGCCGATCTGAAGAAGATTCTGTATGGAAAATTCAAGGACTCCATCAATTTGGAGGAGGATTAA